One window from the genome of Hyphomonas neptunium ATCC 15444 encodes:
- a CDS encoding plastocyanin/azurin family domain protein, which produces MKTLLFPLIFALCFLMLPAGMAQAGTVTFKIVDASGHPVENAVVMSAPGAKPSVSGTYEMRQEDLTFDPYVLVVPAGADVVFPNLDRVRHHVYSFSKGNRFELKLYGKEDARSVTFETPGIAAIGCNIHDEMVAYIRVVDSAAYGKTNAKGEVTLNIPAAGKVTVWHPDAMGRETSVDAPAAAAAPIAVTLKMKPKAHAH; this is translated from the coding sequence ATGAAAACGCTTCTCTTTCCGCTGATCTTCGCTCTTTGTTTCCTGATGCTGCCAGCCGGTATGGCCCAGGCGGGGACTGTAACATTCAAGATTGTTGATGCGTCCGGCCATCCGGTTGAAAACGCAGTGGTCATGTCGGCGCCAGGCGCGAAGCCTTCCGTATCCGGCACGTATGAGATGCGCCAGGAGGATCTCACTTTCGATCCTTACGTTCTGGTTGTGCCGGCCGGGGCGGACGTCGTGTTCCCCAATCTCGACCGCGTCCGTCACCATGTGTATTCCTTCTCAAAGGGCAATCGCTTCGAACTGAAACTTTACGGCAAGGAAGACGCCCGCTCCGTCACCTTCGAAACGCCCGGCATCGCGGCCATCGGCTGCAACATCCATGATGAAATGGTAGCGTATATCCGCGTGGTGGACAGCGCCGCCTATGGCAAGACGAACGCGAAAGGCGAAGTGACGCTGAATATACCCGCCGCCGGAAAAGTCACGGTCTGGCATCCCGATGCGATGGGCCGCGAGACCAGCGTAGACGCCCCCGCAGCAGCAGCTGCGCCCATTGCCGTGACCCTGAAGATGAAACCGAAAGCTCATGCCCATTAG
- a CDS encoding group I truncated hemoglobin yields MKLRILLAAAFCLSAPAFSQEADVPPGELPVDPYVISNENAGAAPLPDEDLYEVFGGEAGVSRIVDDLVERSLNDPRIADIFAASDLVRLRRTLKEQFCFILAGPCDYTGMDMASSHKDHGITNREFNALVENLQHAMNAESVPFRAQNKLLAALAPMQRDVVTR; encoded by the coding sequence ATGAAACTGCGTATCCTGCTCGCCGCAGCATTTTGCCTGTCGGCTCCGGCGTTCTCTCAGGAGGCGGATGTTCCGCCAGGCGAGCTGCCGGTCGATCCCTATGTGATAAGCAATGAGAACGCCGGCGCGGCGCCGCTGCCGGATGAAGACCTCTATGAAGTGTTCGGCGGCGAAGCAGGTGTCAGCCGCATTGTCGACGATCTGGTGGAGCGCAGCCTCAATGATCCGCGCATCGCCGACATCTTCGCGGCCAGCGACCTGGTGCGCCTGCGTCGGACACTGAAGGAGCAGTTCTGCTTTATCCTTGCCGGTCCGTGCGATTATACCGGCATGGACATGGCGTCTTCCCACAAGGACCACGGCATCACCAACCGCGAATTCAATGCGCTGGTTGAGAATCTGCAACACGCCATGAATGCCGAAAGCGTGCCTTTCCGTGCGCAGAATAAACTGCTTGCTGCGTTGGCGCCGATGCAGAGGGATGTGGTGACGCGCTGA
- a CDS encoding pectin acetylesterase-family hydrolase, whose amino-acid sequence MSVRNFALAAAPVLLALVASCAGPGLSQEAISAQPDTAPAIPATEWAMIEPGGDTLCATGTPFRFHVRGGDMSRVMLFLNGGGACWSGDHCDVATEPTPYTPFADMASNDPELLEGVFDSANAANPFAGWTQLFVPYCTGDSHLGSKDVVYQTSAGEAVTIHHRGKANVQAALDWLYANRPAAQRVFVTGGSAGGIGSPYYAGLVADQYPEAEIVQLADGSGGYRAAGIAEVLETWGAFEGTPDWPEFSALDRAAASTEDFFRVTAARHPEMQMARFDNVDDQVQQDFLGLLGTGKPVRELLAANNADLARDIPGIRTFSAPGDGHTALRFDHFYTEQTAGVRLSDWVRDLAEGRAGSSVSCETDSSCD is encoded by the coding sequence ATGTCTGTACGAAATTTTGCGTTGGCCGCAGCGCCGGTTTTGCTTGCGCTTGTTGCCAGTTGCGCGGGGCCTGGGCTTTCGCAGGAAGCGATCTCCGCGCAGCCAGATACTGCCCCGGCAATCCCGGCTACCGAATGGGCCATGATCGAGCCGGGCGGCGACACGCTTTGCGCCACGGGTACGCCGTTCCGGTTCCATGTGCGGGGAGGGGATATGTCCCGTGTGATGCTTTTCCTGAATGGCGGCGGCGCCTGCTGGAGCGGCGATCATTGCGATGTGGCCACCGAGCCGACACCCTACACGCCCTTTGCTGATATGGCGTCGAATGATCCAGAGCTTTTGGAGGGCGTGTTTGACAGTGCCAACGCCGCCAACCCCTTCGCCGGTTGGACACAGTTATTCGTACCCTATTGCACTGGCGACTCGCATCTCGGATCGAAAGATGTGGTCTACCAGACCTCGGCCGGAGAGGCGGTGACGATCCATCACCGGGGCAAGGCCAACGTTCAGGCGGCTTTGGACTGGCTATACGCAAACCGGCCCGCGGCTCAGCGCGTTTTTGTAACCGGTGGCAGTGCCGGGGGCATTGGTTCTCCCTATTATGCCGGGCTTGTGGCAGACCAGTATCCTGAAGCGGAAATTGTGCAGTTGGCGGATGGTTCAGGCGGCTATCGCGCGGCCGGGATCGCTGAGGTGCTGGAAACCTGGGGCGCTTTTGAGGGAACGCCCGATTGGCCGGAATTCTCTGCCCTTGATCGCGCGGCGGCCAGTACCGAAGATTTCTTCCGGGTAACGGCGGCGCGCCATCCCGAGATGCAGATGGCGCGATTTGATAATGTGGACGATCAGGTGCAGCAGGACTTCCTCGGCCTTCTGGGCACAGGCAAGCCGGTGCGCGAATTGCTGGCGGCAAACAATGCGGATCTGGCGAGGGACATTCCCGGCATCCGGACCTTCTCGGCACCGGGAGACGGGCACACCGCGCTTCGCTTTGATCACTTCTACACAGAGCAGACAGCCGGCGTGCGGCTCTCAGACTGGGTGCGTGATCTGGCAGAGGGGCGCGCTGGCTCCAGCGTTTCCTGCGAGACGGACTCCAGCTGCGATTGA
- a CDS encoding DUF3034 family protein, with protein sequence MTVVVAPVAASQTLEPGGKLLLTRGISNVEGSGGGGLTPWALITGNGTDRGVGTSAHYSYAAVADFDVESFGAAVGLYDRLELSWSQMTLDTREAGAALGLGEGYEIGQDIWGAKLRIAGDAVYGQDTWLPQIAVGLQYKTSDRGDLVKALGAQEDEGIDVYASATKLFLSESILANATLRYTSANQTGLLGFMGDTEMELQPEVSLGYMLSRKLIVGGEYRFKPDNLAFAQEDDYFDVFGAYALNKNLTLTAGYVDLGSIATFENQRGLYLSAQIGF encoded by the coding sequence ATGACTGTAGTCGTTGCACCAGTTGCAGCATCGCAGACGCTTGAGCCGGGCGGAAAACTTTTGTTAACACGCGGAATATCTAACGTTGAAGGATCAGGCGGCGGTGGGTTAACGCCCTGGGCACTGATTACCGGCAACGGAACAGATCGCGGTGTCGGAACGAGCGCCCATTACAGCTATGCGGCGGTCGCCGATTTTGATGTCGAGAGCTTTGGCGCGGCGGTCGGCCTCTACGACCGTCTGGAACTTTCCTGGTCGCAGATGACACTGGATACGCGCGAGGCCGGCGCGGCGCTGGGGCTGGGGGAAGGTTATGAGATCGGCCAGGACATATGGGGCGCCAAGCTGCGGATTGCGGGCGACGCGGTATACGGACAGGACACCTGGCTGCCACAGATTGCGGTTGGCCTGCAGTACAAGACCTCTGATCGGGGCGACCTTGTGAAGGCCTTGGGCGCGCAGGAGGATGAGGGTATTGATGTCTATGCGTCCGCGACCAAGCTATTCCTTTCCGAGAGCATCCTGGCGAATGCGACTCTGCGCTACACCAGTGCCAATCAGACCGGCCTCCTTGGCTTTATGGGCGATACCGAAATGGAGCTCCAGCCGGAAGTCTCGCTTGGCTATATGCTGAGCCGCAAGTTGATTGTGGGCGGGGAATACCGCTTCAAGCCAGACAATCTCGCCTTTGCGCAGGAGGACGATTATTTTGACGTCTTCGGCGCTTATGCCCTGAACAAGAACCTGACGCTCACCGCAGGCTATGTTGACCTCGGCTCGATTGCGACCTTTGAAAATCAGCGCGGGCTCTATCTCAGCGCACAGATCGGATTCTGA